Proteins encoded by one window of Bactrocera oleae isolate idBacOlea1 chromosome 4, idBacOlea1, whole genome shotgun sequence:
- the LOC106617874 gene encoding PRADC1-like protein, producing the protein MCSLTCLNPIAIALNLLLLVIAPLSGVHHPPIHDIITTQDIIAGDVFFEITEPAVLEYTYRLRPAKDFGVSFVSQRFTGIALVLTQPSDACSKIRNYRELRGNVALIKRGECSFLTKTINVELAGAKAAIMTEFDDDSAEFEYYIEMVHDNTSREAHIPAGFLLGKNGVIIRSTLMSLRRPHAIINIPVNLTFVPPAQINHPPWLGW; encoded by the exons ATGTGCTCGTTGACATGTTTAAATCCCATCGCAATCGCACTCAATTTGCTATTGCTTGTGATAGCGCCCTTATCAG GAGTACATCATCCACCCATTCACGATATTATCACAACCCAAGATATTATAGCTGGTGATGTCTTCTTTGAGATAACAGAACCTGCTGTGCTGGAGTACACGTATCGGTTGCGACCGGCGAAAGATTTTGGTGTATCATTTGTCTCACAGCGATTCACAGGAATTGCATTAGTTTTAACGCAACCATCAGATGCATGCTCAAAAATTAGAAACTATCGCGAACTTCGTGGCAACGTAGCATTAATTAAAAGAGG CGAATGTTCGTTCTTAACAAAAACTATCAACGTTGAACTTGCTGGCGCCAAAGCTGCTATAATGACAGAATTTGACGATGATTCGGCTGAGTTTGAGTATTACATAGAAATGGTACATGACAACACAAGTAGAGAAGCTCATATACCAGCCGGATTTTTGCTAGGCAAAAACGGGGTTATAATTCGATCAACGTTAATGAGTCTACGACGGCCACATGCCATTATAAATATACCAGTGAATTTAACATTTGTGCCACCTGCTCAAATAAATCATCCGCCCTGGTTGGGTTGGTAA